From a single Granulicella aggregans genomic region:
- a CDS encoding ABC transporter ATP-binding protein yields the protein MNERSSKGAMREVLAFLFRHWRREKLLVVWVSLCMISATVSDLLMPVYSGRLVDAIAIHSATRTFALHEALRAIVMMAVLGAAMTALRYAGMMGIIRLTLRLMFRFAGDSFWRVQRFSTDWHANNFAGAIVRRITRGMWAVDTMDDILLLEMLPALLVLVGASLLLGLRWPGMGLIVAVGAVAYIAISVSLSLFYVAPAARLSNAQDTRIGAAIADAISCNAVVKSFGAEGREDRRLTKILSKWNNRTSRTWVKATANGSLQMFLLQGLRTLVLVYTVWLWWQGRATAGDMTFVLTSYFIVHGYLRDVGQHVRNLQRSANEMEEMVHFHSQPLGVSDRADARPIRVKGGEIVYDHVTFCYAGQVEALFNAFSLRIRPGERVGLVGHSGSGKTTFVKLLHRLYDVGSGKIVIDGQDTSQVTQASLREQLALVPQEPILFHRTLAENIAYARPDAAMEEIEHAARLANAHEFIERQPKGYHTQVGERGVKLSGGERQRVALARAFLANTPVLVLDEATSSLDSESEALIQEAMERLMAGRTSIVIAHRLSTVRMLDRILVFDRGRVVEEGTHDELVQREGGTYRRLFERQALGLFVDDADTFEEESDLLDTEVAS from the coding sequence ATGAACGAACGTTCAAGCAAAGGCGCAATGCGCGAAGTCCTCGCCTTCCTATTCCGTCACTGGCGGCGTGAAAAGCTGCTGGTTGTATGGGTTTCGCTGTGCATGATCTCGGCCACAGTATCCGACCTGCTGATGCCGGTGTATTCGGGCAGACTCGTGGATGCAATCGCAATTCACTCGGCAACACGTACTTTCGCGCTGCATGAAGCTCTGCGCGCCATTGTGATGATGGCGGTCTTAGGCGCGGCGATGACAGCTTTGCGCTACGCCGGAATGATGGGAATCATTCGACTGACACTGCGGCTGATGTTCCGGTTTGCGGGTGATTCCTTCTGGCGGGTGCAGCGGTTCTCTACCGACTGGCACGCGAACAACTTCGCAGGCGCGATCGTGCGGCGGATCACGCGTGGCATGTGGGCGGTAGACACGATGGACGACATCCTGCTGCTCGAGATGTTGCCTGCCCTGCTCGTGCTGGTGGGCGCTTCGCTGCTGCTCGGTCTGCGCTGGCCGGGGATGGGTCTCATCGTGGCGGTGGGTGCTGTGGCGTATATCGCGATCTCGGTTTCCCTGTCGCTCTTCTACGTCGCTCCTGCGGCGCGGCTGTCCAATGCGCAGGACACCCGAATCGGCGCGGCGATCGCAGATGCGATCTCTTGCAACGCGGTGGTCAAGTCATTCGGTGCAGAAGGCCGCGAAGACCGTAGGCTGACGAAGATCCTCAGCAAGTGGAACAACCGCACATCGCGAACCTGGGTAAAGGCAACTGCTAACGGCAGTCTGCAGATGTTTCTGTTGCAGGGCTTGCGCACCCTGGTGCTCGTCTACACCGTATGGTTGTGGTGGCAGGGTCGCGCCACCGCAGGCGACATGACGTTTGTGCTTACAAGCTACTTCATCGTGCACGGCTACCTGCGTGACGTGGGACAGCACGTGCGTAACCTGCAGCGCTCGGCCAATGAGATGGAGGAGATGGTTCACTTCCACTCCCAGCCGCTCGGTGTCTCCGATCGCGCCGACGCAAGGCCGATCCGTGTGAAAGGTGGCGAGATTGTCTATGACCACGTGACCTTCTGTTACGCAGGGCAGGTCGAGGCGCTCTTCAACGCGTTCTCCCTGCGCATCCGTCCGGGCGAACGCGTTGGCCTGGTAGGTCATTCAGGGTCAGGCAAGACCACCTTCGTAAAGCTGCTGCACAGACTGTATGACGTGGGTAGCGGAAAGATCGTCATTGACGGACAGGACACCTCACAGGTGACGCAGGCCTCGCTGCGTGAGCAACTGGCGCTGGTGCCGCAGGAACCGATCCTGTTTCATCGCACGCTTGCGGAGAATATCGCCTATGCAAGGCCGGATGCTGCGATGGAAGAGATCGAGCACGCAGCCCGGCTGGCCAATGCGCATGAGTTCATAGAGCGTCAGCCCAAGGGATATCACACTCAGGTAGGGGAGCGCGGTGTAAAGCTCTCTGGAGGCGAGCGGCAGCGCGTGGCATTGGCGCGGGCCTTCCTGGCGAATACTCCGGTACTGGTGCTGGATGAAGCGACCTCAAGTCTCGACTCGGAGTCCGAGGCGCTGATCCAGGAAGCGATGGAGCGCCTGATGGCAGGCCGGACCTCCATCGTGATCGCGCATCGGCTGTCAACCGTGCGCATGCTCGACAGAATTCTTGTCTTCGACCGCGGACGCGTGGTCGAGGAGGGAACGCACGATGAACTTGTACAGCGTGAAGGTGGCACCTACAGGAGACTCTTCGAACGACAGGCGCTTGGCCTCTTTGTGGATGACGCTGACACGTTCGAAGAGGAGTCTGATCTTCTGGACACTGAGGTGGCTTCCTGA
- a CDS encoding TonB-dependent receptor: MRNSAQYLLFLFFLALAPIHARANVFGQIHGVVHDPQHRPISGATITIKSATSDFTQKATSNSEGEFSVPALSLGDYIITVSDQGFETQSQSIALASGTSPILHFELAVGTVKQTVTTETTAANIDTATPTTLVDREAVALTPGADHTNSMAIITDYVPGAYMTHDMLHMHGGHQVAWQIDGVEIPNTNIASNVGAQIDPKDIDYIEVQRGSYTADTGDRTYGVFNVVPRTGFERDRQAELVVSAGNFYQTNDQINFGDHTEKFAYYASLNGNRSNYGLAPPVGQVLHDAANGYGGFASFIYNRTQSDQFRLVTQLRQDYFQIPYDPNPNSFENGLYNSSGLRDGQHETDGLAAFSYLHTFNPSTVLRVSPFFHYNKADYESPMTDTPVVTTDKRSSTYAGGDGSITTVIARNTLEAGFYSFGQHDNYLFGAIFNDGSGNAPVSQTDSASGGVIEEYLSDNFKATSWLTLIAGLRQTHFQGQFTENETDPRFGAAVRIPKLNWVFRGFYGRFYQPPPLLTASGPVVTYANQNNTGFAPLHGERDEEHQFGVQIPYKGWLLDADTFKTRINNFLDHSNIGESSIYFPITVDGALVRAWELTLRSPRLWKFGQAHLAYSNQIAEQRGNITGGLICTPIGDPACDAGFEYSAVDHDQRNTLNVGFNATLPLRITASTNVNYGSGFSNGTQGDEGSPYLGAYLPQHTTFDLAVGKSFGENITTSVSALNVANRRVLLDSSLTFGGFHYNDPRQLYAELRYRFHF; this comes from the coding sequence ATGCGCAACTCCGCACAATATCTGCTCTTCCTCTTTTTCCTGGCACTAGCACCCATCCACGCCCGAGCCAACGTCTTCGGCCAGATCCACGGCGTGGTCCATGACCCCCAGCACCGTCCCATCTCCGGTGCCACCATCACGATAAAGTCGGCCACCTCAGACTTCACCCAGAAGGCCACCAGCAACTCCGAGGGTGAGTTCTCCGTGCCCGCACTTTCGCTTGGCGACTACATCATTACCGTCTCAGACCAGGGCTTCGAGACCCAGAGCCAGAGCATCGCGCTCGCCTCTGGAACTTCGCCCATCCTGCACTTCGAACTCGCCGTCGGCACGGTCAAGCAGACCGTCACCACCGAGACCACCGCCGCCAACATCGACACCGCAACGCCCACCACTCTGGTCGATCGCGAAGCCGTCGCGCTCACTCCCGGTGCCGACCACACTAACAGCATGGCCATCATCACCGACTACGTTCCCGGCGCCTACATGACCCACGACATGCTCCACATGCACGGTGGCCACCAGGTCGCCTGGCAGATAGACGGCGTCGAGATCCCCAACACCAACATCGCCAGCAACGTCGGCGCGCAGATCGACCCCAAGGACATCGACTATATCGAGGTCCAGCGCGGCAGCTACACCGCCGACACCGGCGACCGCACCTACGGCGTCTTCAACGTGGTGCCGAGGACCGGCTTCGAGCGCGACCGTCAGGCCGAACTCGTCGTCAGCGCGGGAAACTTCTACCAGACCAACGACCAGATCAACTTCGGCGACCACACCGAGAAGTTCGCCTACTACGCCAGCCTGAATGGCAACCGCAGCAACTACGGCCTCGCCCCACCGGTCGGCCAGGTCCTTCACGATGCGGCCAACGGCTACGGCGGCTTCGCCTCCTTCATCTACAACCGCACGCAGTCGGACCAGTTCCGACTCGTCACCCAACTCCGTCAGGACTACTTCCAGATTCCTTACGATCCCAACCCCAACAGCTTCGAGAACGGCCTGTACAACTCCAGCGGCCTGCGCGACGGCCAGCATGAGACCGACGGCCTCGCAGCATTCTCCTACCTGCACACCTTCAATCCTTCCACCGTCCTGCGCGTCTCGCCCTTCTTCCACTACAACAAGGCGGACTATGAGTCGCCCATGACCGACACGCCGGTCGTCACTACCGACAAGCGCTCCTCGACCTACGCCGGCGGCGACGGCTCCATCACCACCGTCATCGCACGCAACACGCTCGAAGCAGGGTTCTACAGCTTCGGCCAGCACGACAACTACCTCTTCGGAGCGATCTTCAACGACGGCAGCGGAAACGCGCCCGTCTCTCAGACGGACTCCGCATCCGGCGGCGTCATCGAGGAGTATCTCTCCGACAACTTCAAGGCGACCTCCTGGCTCACCCTGATCGCTGGCCTGCGCCAGACCCACTTTCAAGGTCAGTTCACCGAGAACGAGACCGACCCGCGCTTCGGCGCAGCCGTCCGCATTCCGAAGCTAAACTGGGTCTTCCGCGGCTTCTACGGTCGCTTCTACCAGCCCCCACCCCTGCTCACCGCCAGCGGCCCGGTCGTAACATATGCCAACCAAAACAACACCGGCTTCGCCCCTCTGCACGGCGAACGCGACGAAGAGCACCAGTTCGGCGTCCAGATTCCCTATAAAGGCTGGCTGCTCGACGCCGACACCTTCAAGACCCGCATCAACAACTTCCTCGACCACTCCAACATCGGGGAATCGAGCATCTACTTCCCTATCACGGTCGACGGTGCTCTCGTCCGCGCCTGGGAGCTGACCCTGCGCAGCCCGCGGCTCTGGAAGTTCGGACAGGCCCATCTCGCCTACTCCAACCAGATCGCCGAGCAGCGCGGCAACATCACCGGCGGCCTGATCTGCACACCCATCGGCGATCCAGCCTGCGACGCCGGCTTCGAATACTCCGCCGTCGATCACGACCAGCGCAACACGCTCAACGTCGGCTTCAATGCCACCCTGCCTCTGCGGATCACCGCCTCCACCAACGTCAACTACGGCTCCGGATTCTCAAACGGAACCCAGGGCGACGAAGGCTCACCGTACCTGGGTGCCTACCTGCCCCAGCACACCACCTTCGACCTCGCCGTGGGCAAGAGCTTCGGCGAGAACATCACCACCTCGGTAAGCGCATTGAACGTGGCCAACCGTCGCGTCCTGCTCGACAGCAGCCTTACCTTCGGCGGCTTCCACTACAACGATCCGCGCCAGCTCTACGCGGAGCTGCGTTACAGGTTTCACTTCTAG
- a CDS encoding flagellar motor protein MotB — MSETVQPIIVIKKKGGHGGHHGGAWKVAYADFVTAMMSLFIVLWLMNSTPQVKKAIAGYFNDPRGTSRQMGTDILGSGPSVVIDKTSVEKLQEQIRKAIVQQKELDKLKDQVELKMTNEGLRIELIEGKNGTFYQSGSPKLSPAGEELLGLIAKQLAPLPNHLQIEGHTDAKPMGNATATYSNWELSSDRANAARRLLQQDGVGPHQINQVRGYADEMLRVQNDPLDPSNRRVSLLVQFLEAPAGTKGPETLDMEGGKKPEGKEGEGAEKGAEKGNNAAPAEKPKPVDVAPTAGRIDLPAIPTGKPGDKPSAASGAKPSPASPAKLGDQLNQLREMKKADAPKPK; from the coding sequence ATGAGCGAGACAGTACAACCCATCATCGTCATCAAAAAGAAGGGCGGCCACGGAGGCCATCACGGTGGAGCGTGGAAGGTCGCCTACGCGGACTTCGTCACCGCCATGATGTCGCTCTTCATCGTGCTCTGGCTCATGAACTCCACCCCGCAGGTGAAGAAGGCCATCGCCGGATACTTCAACGATCCGCGCGGAACCTCCCGCCAGATGGGAACCGATATCCTCGGCAGCGGCCCATCCGTCGTCATCGACAAGACGAGCGTCGAGAAGCTGCAGGAGCAGATCAGAAAGGCCATCGTCCAGCAGAAAGAACTCGACAAGCTCAAGGATCAGGTTGAGCTCAAGATGACCAACGAAGGCCTGCGCATCGAGCTGATCGAAGGCAAGAATGGCACTTTCTACCAGAGCGGCAGCCCGAAACTCAGTCCCGCCGGCGAAGAGCTGCTCGGCCTCATCGCCAAGCAGCTTGCGCCGCTGCCGAACCACCTCCAGATCGAAGGCCACACTGACGCCAAGCCCATGGGCAACGCCACCGCAACCTACTCCAACTGGGAGCTCTCCTCTGACCGCGCCAACGCCGCCCGCCGTCTGCTTCAGCAGGATGGCGTCGGCCCGCACCAGATCAACCAGGTCCGAGGCTACGCCGACGAGATGCTACGCGTCCAGAACGACCCACTTGATCCGTCCAACCGCCGCGTCTCCCTGCTCGTCCAGTTCCTAGAAGCTCCCGCAGGAACCAAAGGTCCGGAGACCCTCGATATGGAAGGCGGAAAGAAGCCGGAAGGCAAGGAGGGAGAGGGCGCGGAGAAGGGTGCGGAGAAAGGTAACAACGCAGCTCCAGCCGAAAAACCCAAGCCTGTCGACGTCGCACCAACAGCAGGCAGGATCGACCTCCCGGCAATCCCCACCGGAAAGCCCGGCGACAAGCCCAGCGCAGCATCAGGTGCCAAGCCCAGCCCGGCATCACCCGCCAAACTGGGCGACCAGCTGAACCAGTTACGCGAGATGAAGAAGGCCGACGCTCCCAAGCCGAAATAA
- the motA gene encoding flagellar motor stator protein MotA: protein MFAIVGLVVVFGAVLGGFLMEHGPIPVLIQPAEFVTIIGAALGTLLVANPLHIIKAMIACVLGVLKGSAFGKQRYLDSLKMMFEFLNKVRRQGLIEVEADVEKPSESEIFKKYPDFLKDHHAEAFVCDTLRMAISGGVEPFDMDQMMELDMEVHHHEAVAPIAALSTVADALPGLGIVAAVLGVVITMGALGGPPEEIGKKVAAALVGTFLGILLCYGVVGPLAANMTKNADAHNEYLHVMRVLMLSFLKGNAPIIAIEMARRAIPAHVRPTFNEMETACKGAADNSGSSGGE, encoded by the coding sequence ATGTTCGCGATAGTCGGCCTCGTAGTGGTATTCGGTGCAGTACTCGGCGGCTTCCTGATGGAACATGGGCCGATCCCCGTTCTCATACAGCCAGCTGAGTTCGTGACCATCATCGGTGCCGCGCTCGGCACCCTGCTCGTCGCCAATCCCCTGCACATTATCAAGGCCATGATCGCCTGTGTCCTCGGCGTCCTCAAAGGATCAGCCTTCGGCAAGCAACGCTATCTTGACTCGCTCAAGATGATGTTTGAGTTCCTCAATAAAGTCCGCCGCCAGGGCTTGATCGAAGTAGAAGCCGACGTAGAAAAGCCGTCCGAAAGCGAGATCTTCAAGAAATATCCCGACTTCCTCAAAGATCATCACGCGGAGGCCTTCGTCTGCGACACCCTGCGCATGGCCATCAGCGGCGGCGTCGAACCCTTCGACATGGACCAGATGATGGAACTCGACATGGAGGTCCATCACCACGAGGCCGTCGCTCCCATCGCCGCGCTCAGCACCGTGGCCGATGCGCTTCCCGGCCTCGGCATCGTCGCCGCCGTGCTTGGCGTCGTCATCACCATGGGCGCACTCGGCGGGCCGCCGGAGGAGATCGGCAAGAAGGTCGCTGCCGCTCTCGTGGGAACGTTCCTCGGCATCCTGCTCTGCTACGGCGTCGTGGGTCCGCTGGCGGCCAACATGACCAAGAACGCCGACGCACACAACGAGTACCTCCACGTCATGCGCGTCCTGATGCTCTCGTTCCTCAAGGGCAACGCTCCCATCATCGCGATCGAGATGGCCCGCCGCGCCATCCCTGCGCACGTCCGGCCAACCTTCAATGAGATGGAGACCGCCTGCAAGGGCGCCGCCGACAACAGCGGCAGCAGCGGCGGCGAGTAG
- a CDS encoding sensor domain-containing diguanylate cyclase gives MVDSATRIEMLGATLDLLDEGVALLDAHSLVVYWNEAASALTGHRRMNVLSRACPSDLYQLADGHGTEPALGATAPKEEYAGPKYSGQLYTQKHLVNGRPEDSAEDEAAKPVLVQMKHHLGHTFPAMLRKMPLRDAFGKRLGTVLIFRPAEEIDEIPHGEIGEAPILHRSQPETEERLEGAFHEWKTNGTKFGLLWITVDQAAQMRRTHGRDACEAMLKIVEHRLAQALRPSEIIGRWGNDEFLVLSHERTLDMLMEHAHHLAGMTRTADFRWWGDRISLTASIGAVQAASGDTLSRLMHEAQQAMHASVYAGGNHVTHGSGHSVPAKGDPCSR, from the coding sequence ATGGTCGATTCTGCGACACGCATAGAGATGCTGGGGGCCACGCTCGATCTCCTCGACGAAGGTGTTGCGCTGCTCGATGCTCACTCGCTCGTCGTCTACTGGAACGAAGCCGCGTCGGCGCTCACCGGCCACCGTCGCATGAACGTTCTCTCGCGTGCCTGCCCCAGCGACCTCTACCAACTCGCTGACGGCCACGGAACTGAGCCCGCACTGGGAGCCACCGCCCCGAAAGAGGAGTACGCCGGGCCGAAGTACTCCGGACAGCTCTACACCCAGAAGCACCTGGTCAACGGCCGGCCCGAAGACTCCGCAGAGGACGAAGCCGCGAAGCCAGTTCTGGTCCAGATGAAACACCACCTCGGCCACACCTTCCCTGCCATGCTGCGCAAGATGCCGCTGCGCGACGCCTTCGGCAAGCGTCTGGGGACCGTGCTTATCTTCCGCCCCGCCGAGGAGATCGACGAGATTCCCCACGGCGAGATCGGCGAAGCACCCATCCTCCATCGCAGTCAGCCCGAGACCGAAGAGCGCCTCGAAGGTGCCTTCCACGAATGGAAGACCAACGGCACGAAGTTTGGCCTGCTCTGGATCACCGTCGACCAGGCCGCGCAGATGCGCCGCACTCACGGCCGTGATGCGTGCGAAGCCATGCTGAAGATCGTCGAACACCGGCTGGCCCAGGCGCTGCGGCCCTCGGAGATCATCGGCCGCTGGGGCAACGACGAGTTCCTCGTCCTCTCCCACGAGCGCACCCTCGACATGCTGATGGAACACGCGCACCACCTCGCCGGCATGACTCGCACCGCCGACTTCCGCTGGTGGGGCGACCGCATCAGCCTCACCGCCAGCATCGGCGCGGTGCAGGCCGCATCCGGAGACACGCTCTCCCGGCTCATGCACGAAGCCCAGCAGGCCATGCACGCCAGCGTCTACGCCGGCGGCAATCATGTCACCCATGGAAGCGGCCATTCCGTTCCCGCAAAAGGAGATCCATGTTCGCGATAG
- a CDS encoding DUF2339 domain-containing protein, with protein sequence MAPEDLSPSDNPSDFPSDAGSGASVKDIEYLGLQVRLLTERVAALEQAIADIHSLPVETAIAPPPPPLLAGSRARFVIHAPYGVGHEAPEPGEAVPAKPPRSLEDRLGSQIFNRIGIVAILIGATWFLKLAMDNHWIGPMGRILIGLIAGAGIVVWSERFRRREFAAFSYSLKAVGTGVLYLSLWASFQLYHLLPANAAFGLMLLVTIWNAWMAWAQQSELLAAYAIAGGFVTPILLSTGGNHQVFLFSYLLTLDVATIVLVRLAAARSKSWSRLLMAVLPGTIVYFIGWYSRFYTADQLASTSVFIGLFFAAFFTVPLRLVTREPATKIEAEPISDVLLPLTNAVFASLAFYSVLEDSGNHAALPWMSLLFAAIYLGAMRLPALSRMQTAAARAVHLSLAVLFVTIAIPLKASGRWITIGWLAEGVALLWVSAHLSPAESDDDPTGANVHRMLRRLASFALALGFFGLIITPYWLDSSIHTAVFNRRFATEAAGILAFAIATWISLRALKPDPSSEYGTQTDHTSIFPGWLQLAGISVIALNLIALQAGIIEIETFWTHGTTCYYCGETPLQTALSISAFLMLYGAGLLAVGFWKHSAFLRWQGLGLLVIAILKTFLYDVRSLSQGYRVASFLGLGALLMAVSFAYVRRDAKTASQDKQ encoded by the coding sequence ATGGCTCCGGAAGATCTTTCCCCCTCCGATAACCCGTCTGACTTCCCATCTGATGCAGGTTCGGGTGCCTCCGTAAAGGACATCGAGTACCTAGGGTTACAGGTCAGGTTGCTCACAGAGCGCGTCGCCGCCCTCGAGCAGGCGATAGCCGACATCCACTCTCTCCCCGTTGAAACGGCCATCGCACCACCGCCGCCACCGTTGTTGGCCGGCTCCCGGGCGAGATTCGTAATTCACGCGCCTTACGGCGTCGGCCACGAAGCCCCCGAGCCGGGCGAGGCAGTTCCGGCAAAGCCGCCTCGATCTCTCGAAGATCGCCTGGGCTCGCAGATCTTCAACCGCATCGGCATCGTCGCCATCCTCATCGGCGCGACGTGGTTCCTGAAGCTGGCGATGGATAACCACTGGATCGGTCCCATGGGTCGCATCCTCATCGGCCTCATCGCTGGCGCAGGAATTGTTGTGTGGTCAGAACGCTTTCGCCGCCGCGAGTTCGCTGCGTTCTCCTACTCACTGAAGGCGGTCGGCACGGGAGTTCTCTATCTCTCACTCTGGGCCAGCTTCCAGCTCTATCACCTGCTCCCAGCCAACGCCGCGTTCGGGCTCATGTTGCTGGTCACGATATGGAACGCCTGGATGGCATGGGCCCAGCAGTCGGAACTCCTCGCGGCCTACGCCATCGCGGGCGGCTTCGTCACACCCATCCTGCTGTCGACGGGCGGCAATCACCAGGTCTTCCTCTTCAGCTACCTGCTTACGCTCGATGTCGCAACGATCGTCCTCGTCCGGCTGGCGGCAGCACGTTCGAAGTCCTGGTCACGACTCCTGATGGCCGTTCTTCCTGGAACCATCGTCTACTTCATCGGCTGGTACAGCCGCTTTTATACTGCGGATCAGCTCGCCTCAACCAGCGTGTTTATCGGCCTTTTCTTTGCCGCTTTCTTCACGGTGCCACTCCGCCTGGTGACGCGTGAACCAGCTACCAAGATCGAGGCCGAGCCAATCTCGGACGTTCTTCTCCCGCTTACGAATGCTGTCTTCGCGTCGCTCGCCTTCTACTCCGTCCTCGAAGACTCCGGCAACCACGCGGCGCTTCCATGGATGTCCCTGCTCTTCGCTGCAATTTATTTGGGAGCGATGCGCCTCCCCGCTCTCAGCCGGATGCAGACGGCCGCTGCCCGCGCAGTGCACCTCTCGCTGGCCGTGCTCTTTGTCACCATAGCGATCCCTCTGAAAGCCAGCGGAAGATGGATCACCATCGGCTGGCTCGCCGAGGGCGTGGCGCTGCTCTGGGTCTCAGCACACCTATCGCCGGCGGAATCAGACGACGACCCAACCGGCGCAAACGTCCATAGGATGCTTCGCCGCCTCGCCTCGTTTGCGCTCGCGCTCGGCTTCTTTGGTCTGATCATCACTCCCTACTGGCTGGACTCCTCAATTCACACGGCAGTATTCAACCGGCGATTCGCCACTGAAGCCGCGGGCATACTCGCCTTTGCAATTGCAACCTGGATATCTCTGCGTGCCCTGAAGCCGGATCCATCTTCCGAATACGGAACGCAGACCGACCACACTTCCATCTTCCCCGGTTGGCTCCAACTCGCCGGCATCTCCGTCATTGCTCTCAATCTCATCGCCTTGCAGGCCGGAATCATCGAGATTGAAACGTTTTGGACCCACGGAACCACCTGCTACTACTGCGGAGAAACTCCCCTCCAGACCGCACTCTCCATCTCCGCCTTCCTGATGCTCTACGGTGCCGGTCTCCTCGCCGTCGGCTTCTGGAAGCACAGCGCCTTCCTTCGCTGGCAGGGGTTGGGGCTTCTCGTCATCGCAATCCTCAAGACCTTCCTCTACGACGTTCGCAGCCTCAGCCAGGGATACCGCGTCGCCAGCTTCCTCGGCCTAGGCGCGCTGCTGATGGCCGTCAGCTTCGCTTACGTCCGAAGAGACGCAAAGACCGCGTCGCAGGACAAGCAGTAA
- a CDS encoding response regulator, protein MLILVIDDDEVSRELLTLLLEVEGFVVVSAASGDEGLSRLRDMNPQPEVVLTDLQMPGISGAELASALKGVLPTNVPVIAMSGSDSRPPGTPVVAPAGLDGFLLKPFSVSDLREVISSVGQERVQSVSSQSTQTAASGEQGIAAINEEIFGKLQELMPPSQLGQMYELCIADSRKRLDAMRELQAATDDEGYRREAHAIKGGAGMIGAAEIYDLSAAAERDGLGGSAGTSGVTTLLDQLSRATERLERILVERLRG, encoded by the coding sequence TTGCTGATCCTGGTCATCGACGACGATGAAGTGAGCCGCGAGCTGCTGACTCTGCTGCTCGAGGTAGAAGGATTTGTGGTGGTCTCGGCCGCGTCGGGCGACGAGGGGCTATCTCGGCTCCGCGACATGAACCCGCAGCCCGAGGTGGTGCTGACTGACCTGCAGATGCCGGGCATCTCCGGGGCGGAGCTTGCCAGCGCGCTGAAGGGCGTGCTGCCCACGAACGTTCCGGTGATCGCCATGAGCGGCAGCGACTCCCGCCCGCCAGGAACCCCTGTTGTTGCACCCGCGGGTTTAGACGGATTTCTGCTGAAGCCTTTTTCAGTCTCTGACCTCCGCGAGGTGATCTCCAGCGTAGGGCAGGAGAGGGTACAGAGTGTCTCCTCACAATCAACACAAACTGCGGCTTCCGGCGAACAGGGTATTGCCGCGATCAACGAGGAGATATTTGGGAAATTGCAGGAGTTGATGCCACCTTCCCAGCTTGGCCAGATGTATGAGCTCTGCATCGCCGATTCGCGGAAGCGGCTGGACGCCATGCGCGAACTTCAGGCCGCGACCGATGACGAGGGCTACCGGCGTGAGGCCCACGCGATCAAGGGTGGCGCTGGCATGATCGGAGCGGCGGAGATCTATGACCTGTCGGCCGCCGCGGAGCGCGATGGCCTTGGCGGAAGTGCAGGAACCAGCGGGGTTACGACGCTGCTGGATCAATTGTCACGCGCAACGGAGCGGCTAGAGCGTATCCTTGTGGAACGATTGCGCGGGTAG